One window of the Rhizobiaceae bacterium genome contains the following:
- a CDS encoding sulfatase: MRGTLGLVMSLLCRPVTVAGAFIIVMTGLYVLEKIPANMPFVGFIVIAISAFVFLLSRKPYLAAYTGMATVSIIAISSAVKYRLKGFDLHVFDFTFTGEDPDAIRFLVEKYAYLIVPVFVLIFLAVIFLVVLGFWEKRGSTAWPVRLALLAASCLGIYVDYPLAPDEPRYFHYLGGFNASSFFVSTLDLQYALSQSQFAGLMQQVPPQPPYAGETDCGDMSNQPDIFIVLSESATNPENFPQLKVGDLFKHAFLSQDGKFHPMYVETFGGGTWVSNLSVMSGLSTADFGVQAPYVTTVLEGKVHGALPEVLAGCGYRTVEITPVNHNFVNEGPFMESIGFQNVLDSKDIHATLYAHRDEFYFKAAEALIEEHHRKGGGPLLLSLKTMFPHSPYNEPLVSENKLPFVKFGGDAATDEYMNRMLTGQHDFQRYLEAIRSMTTERGSVVLEYGDHQSYITKNLVDEQFGGNSLQDLRSIAYKTYFTVHSFNYDVDMKAFGDGPLDIGFLGAALIEGAHLPLSPMYRELIALKDLCQGRFHDCKDRAAVDRHLRRRVDSGLLDVLPAPAAPVIASATAGTVGIDKARLRQ, translated from the coding sequence ATGCGCGGGACGCTTGGTCTTGTGATGTCGCTGCTCTGCAGGCCTGTAACGGTCGCGGGCGCATTCATCATCGTCATGACGGGACTTTATGTCCTCGAGAAGATCCCCGCGAACATGCCGTTCGTCGGCTTCATCGTCATCGCCATTTCGGCCTTCGTCTTCCTGCTGTCGCGAAAGCCCTATCTGGCCGCCTATACCGGCATGGCGACGGTTTCCATCATCGCCATCAGTTCGGCGGTGAAGTACCGGCTGAAGGGTTTCGACCTGCATGTCTTCGACTTCACCTTCACCGGCGAGGACCCCGACGCCATCCGGTTCCTCGTCGAGAAATACGCCTATCTGATCGTCCCGGTCTTCGTTCTCATTTTCCTGGCCGTGATCTTCCTCGTGGTGCTCGGCTTCTGGGAAAAGCGCGGGAGCACCGCCTGGCCGGTGCGGCTGGCGCTGCTTGCGGCGTCATGCCTGGGCATCTATGTCGACTATCCGCTGGCGCCCGACGAGCCGCGCTATTTCCACTATCTCGGCGGCTTCAACGCCTCGTCCTTCTTCGTGTCGACGCTGGACCTCCAGTACGCGCTCAGCCAGAGCCAATTCGCCGGGTTGATGCAGCAGGTGCCGCCGCAGCCGCCCTATGCCGGCGAGACGGATTGCGGCGACATGAGCAATCAACCCGACATCTTCATCGTGCTCAGCGAAAGCGCCACCAATCCGGAGAATTTCCCGCAGCTGAAGGTCGGCGACCTCTTCAAGCACGCCTTCCTGTCGCAGGACGGCAAGTTCCATCCGATGTATGTCGAGACGTTCGGTGGCGGCACCTGGGTCTCGAACCTCTCCGTCATGTCCGGGCTTTCGACCGCCGATTTCGGCGTACAGGCGCCCTATGTGACGACGGTGCTCGAAGGCAAGGTGCACGGCGCGCTGCCGGAAGTGCTCGCCGGATGCGGCTACCGGACGGTCGAGATCACGCCGGTGAACCATAATTTCGTGAACGAAGGACCGTTCATGGAATCGATCGGCTTCCAGAACGTGCTGGACTCGAAGGACATCCACGCGACCCTTTATGCGCATCGCGACGAGTTCTACTTCAAGGCGGCGGAAGCCTTAATAGAGGAACATCACCGCAAGGGCGGCGGGCCGCTGCTGCTCTCGCTGAAGACCATGTTCCCGCACTCGCCCTACAACGAGCCGCTGGTGAGCGAGAACAAGCTGCCTTTCGTAAAATTCGGCGGCGACGCCGCGACGGACGAATACATGAACCGCATGCTGACCGGCCAGCACGACTTCCAGCGCTATCTCGAAGCGATCAGATCGATGACGACGGAGCGCGGCTCGGTGGTGCTCGAATATGGCGACCACCAGTCGTACATCACCAAGAACCTCGTGGACGAGCAGTTCGGCGGCAATTCGCTGCAGGATCTGCGCTCGATCGCCTACAAGACCTATTTCACCGTGCATTCCTTCAACTACGACGTCGACATGAAGGCGTTCGGCGACGGCCCTCTCGATATCGGCTTCCTCGGCGCCGCGCTGATCGAGGGCGCACATCTGCCGCTCTCGCCCATGTATCGCGAGCTCATCGCGCTGAAGGACCTTTGCCAAGGGCGCTTCCACGATTGCAAGGACCGGGCGGCGGTCGATCGGCATCTGCGGCGGCGCGTCGATTCCGGCCTGCTGGACGTTCTGCCGGCGCCGGCCGCGCCGGTCATCGCCTCGGCGACGGCGGGAACTGTGGGAATCGACAAGGCACGCCTTCGCCAATAG
- a CDS encoding ATP-binding protein, protein MKVDVNMGVAGSKPAALDLEELLATRLLVQGNSGSGKSHLLRRLLEQSAPWVQQCVIDPEGDFVTLADRFGHQVVDAARTETELTRIAGRVRQHRVSVVLNLEGLDVEQQMRAAAAFLGGMFDADRDHWYPVLVVVDEAQLFAPAAAGEVSDEARKLSLGAMTNLMCRGRKRGLAGVIATQRLAKLAKNVAAEASNFLMGRTFLDIDMARAADLLGMDRRQAEQFRDLARGHFVALGPALSRRPLPIVIGAVETSARSTSPKLTPLPEAPQDPRDLIFTPGPDEATRPLRRPPPPPPMPTADILEQLARSVPVIEKPAQPVFDIIDEAERSAGITAVLREILDDPDAAFRADAVLYQDFLVRCRIRRVPGEPLNLSAFRRELAVAKAGVDADTARGESWSAALALSKDIPEDLQGVFLMVARAAIAGEPCPSDAALARAYGSHSPRRARRLLAYFEERGTLVVRTDFHGRRVLAFPDLGCETAPGDPDAPDDRAATRDAAE, encoded by the coding sequence ATGAAAGTGGACGTGAACATGGGGGTCGCGGGAAGCAAGCCCGCGGCGCTCGATCTGGAGGAGTTGCTGGCCACGCGCCTGCTGGTGCAGGGCAATTCCGGCTCCGGCAAGTCGCACCTGCTGCGCCGCCTGCTGGAGCAGAGCGCGCCCTGGGTGCAGCAGTGCGTCATCGACCCGGAAGGCGATTTCGTCACGCTGGCCGACCGATTCGGCCATCAGGTGGTGGATGCGGCGCGCACCGAGACCGAGCTGACGCGCATCGCCGGGCGCGTGCGGCAGCATCGCGTCTCCGTCGTTCTGAATCTCGAAGGCCTCGATGTCGAGCAGCAGATGCGCGCTGCCGCAGCCTTCCTCGGCGGCATGTTCGACGCCGACCGCGATCATTGGTATCCGGTGCTGGTCGTGGTCGATGAGGCCCAGCTGTTCGCCCCGGCGGCTGCCGGCGAGGTGTCGGACGAGGCGCGAAAGCTGTCGCTGGGCGCCATGACCAATCTGATGTGCCGTGGCCGCAAGCGCGGGCTCGCCGGCGTCATCGCCACCCAGCGGTTGGCCAAGCTCGCCAAGAACGTCGCGGCGGAAGCTTCCAACTTCCTGATGGGCCGCACCTTCCTCGACATCGACATGGCTCGCGCCGCCGACCTGCTCGGCATGGACCGGCGCCAGGCCGAGCAGTTCCGCGACCTCGCGCGCGGCCATTTCGTGGCGCTCGGCCCCGCCCTTTCGCGCCGGCCGCTGCCCATCGTCATCGGCGCTGTGGAAACCTCGGCGCGCTCGACCAGCCCGAAGCTGACGCCGCTGCCCGAAGCACCACAGGACCCGCGCGACCTGATCTTCACGCCAGGCCCCGACGAGGCCACACGCCCGCTGCGGCGGCCTCCGCCGCCTCCGCCCATGCCGACCGCCGACATACTGGAGCAGCTTGCGCGCTCGGTTCCCGTCATCGAGAAGCCGGCGCAGCCGGTGTTCGACATCATCGACGAGGCGGAACGGTCGGCCGGCATAACCGCCGTGCTGCGCGAGATTCTCGACGACCCGGACGCGGCGTTTCGAGCCGACGCGGTGCTCTATCAGGACTTCCTCGTCCGCTGCCGCATCCGCCGCGTGCCCGGAGAGCCGCTGAATCTCTCCGCCTTCCGCCGGGAACTGGCCGTGGCGAAGGCCGGCGTCGACGCCGACACGGCGCGTGGCGAAAGCTGGTCGGCCGCGCTTGCCTTGTCGAAGGATATACCGGAGGATCTGCAGGGCGTCTTCCTCATGGTGGCGCGCGCCGCGATCGCCGGTGAGCCCTGCCCGTCCGACGCCGCGCTGGCCCGCGCCTATGGCAGCCATTCGCCGCGCCGGGCGCGCCGTCTGCTCGCCTATTTCGAGGAACGCGGCACGCTTGTCGTGCGCACCGATTTCCACGGCAGGCGCGTGCTGGCCTTCCCCGATCTCGGCTGCGAGACCGCACCGGGCGACCCGGATGCGCCCGACGACCGCGCGGCGACGCGCGACGCGGCGGAATAA
- the rpsU gene encoding 30S ribosomal protein S21 → MQVLVRDNNVDQALRALKKKMQREGIFREMKMRGHYEKPSEKRAREKAEAVRRARKLARKRAQREGLLPGSPRPAAAAQPSRAPRS, encoded by the coding sequence GTGCAGGTACTCGTCCGCGACAACAATGTCGATCAAGCACTCCGCGCACTGAAGAAGAAGATGCAGCGTGAGGGCATTTTCCGCGAAATGAAGATGCGCGGCCACTACGAGAAGCCGTCCGAGAAGCGCGCCCGCGAAAAGGCTGAAGCCGTCCGCCGCGCCCGCAAGCTCGCTCGCAAGCGTGCCCAGCGCGAAGGCCTCCTGCCGGGCTCCCCGCGTCCTGCCGCCGCTGCGCAGCCGTCTCGCGCGCCGCGTTCGTAA
- a CDS encoding tetratricopeptide repeat protein, with protein sequence MKSTAAEPMTAWRRPAVAALLLLASALAACQSSPVSDLATIDRAQSSDENISSLSAVIDRNPRDPEAYNVRGSAYGRGGKYREALRDFDKAIELNPNFYQAYANRALIYRYTGDQAKALSDYNRAIQINSSYDTAYIGRGDLYRRAGQTQNAFNDFQKAIQLDTTDGRAYHRRGLIYQSQGQHNFAIEDFSTAISLSPESPEPYNGRGVSYLALNDDDNAFADFNMAIKLNDRLAESWANQALVYEKRGDKARASKSFARAAQLDPNYRPASDGLARTRGG encoded by the coding sequence ATGAAATCAACAGCAGCCGAGCCAATGACCGCGTGGCGACGTCCAGCCGTGGCCGCGCTGCTTCTTCTGGCGTCCGCTCTTGCCGCCTGCCAGTCGAGCCCGGTCAGCGATCTCGCGACCATCGACCGCGCGCAGTCCTCCGACGAGAACATCTCCTCGCTCAGCGCCGTCATCGACCGCAATCCGCGCGATCCCGAGGCCTACAATGTGCGCGGATCGGCCTACGGACGCGGCGGCAAGTATCGCGAGGCCCTGCGCGACTTCGACAAGGCGATCGAACTCAACCCGAACTTCTACCAAGCCTACGCCAACCGCGCGCTCATCTACCGCTACACGGGCGATCAGGCGAAGGCGCTGTCCGACTACAACCGCGCCATCCAGATCAATTCGAGCTACGACACGGCCTATATCGGCCGGGGCGATCTCTATCGCCGTGCCGGCCAGACCCAGAACGCCTTCAACGATTTCCAGAAGGCCATCCAGCTCGACACCACGGACGGCCGCGCCTACCACCGCCGCGGCCTGATCTACCAGAGCCAGGGCCAGCACAATTTCGCCATCGAGGATTTCTCGACGGCGATCTCGCTGTCGCCGGAATCGCCGGAACCCTACAACGGGCGCGGCGTCTCCTATCTGGCGCTGAACGACGACGACAACGCCTTCGCCGACTTCAACATGGCGATCAAGCTGAACGACCGGCTGGCGGAAAGCTGGGCGAATCAGGCGCTGGTGTACGAAAAGCGCGGCGACAAGGCGCGCGCGTCGAAATCCTTCGCCCGGGCCGCGCAGCTCGACCCGAACTACCGTCCGGCATCGGACGGGCTGGCGCGCACGCGGGGCGGTTGA